The genomic DNA TTCCAATTGTTTTGGGAAATGAAGATCGTATAAGACATATAATACATAAAAATAATTTGGATATAGAATCAATAAAAATTGTTGATCCTGAAAAAGAAAAATACAGAATACAAATAGAAAAATATGCACAAATACTCTGGGAAAGAAGAAATAGAAAAGGTTTAACTAAGTATGATGCAAAAATACGAATGCGTACGAATGACCATTTTGGAGCTATGATGGTAGATCAAGGTGAAGCAGATGCTGTTATCACAGGTTATTCGAGGAGTTTTTCTTTAAGCTTACGACCTCTTCTAGAAGTTATCGGAAAAACAGATTCTACTCATAAAACGGCAGGAATGATGATTTTATTAACTAAACGAGGGCCCTTATTTTTAGCAGATACAGCTGTTATTCCAAATCCAACAAGTGAAGAATTAGCAAGAATAGCTATAATGGCTTCTTGTGTTGTAAAAGGATTTGATATTGAACCACATATAGCTATGTTATCCTTCCAAAATTTTTCATCAAATTCTAGAACTTCCTCTAAAGTATCTAAAACAGTTTCTTTTTTACACAAAAAATATCCAGACTTAATAGTAGATGGAGAATTACAACCTGATTTTGCTTTAAATGAATTTTTATTAGCTAGTAAATTTCCTTTTTCAAAACTTGTTAAAAAAAGAGCGAATATTTTTATATTTCCAAATTTAGAATCGGGTAATTTAACTTATAAATTTATCAGAGGATTAGGAGAAATTCAAACTATAGGTCCTGTTCTATTAGGAATGAAGAAACCTGCACATGTTATGCAAATACAATCTAGTATAGAGGAAATAGTAAATTTGGCTACTTTATCTGTTATTGATGCACAAATCAGAAAAAATTAAAAATTTTTTTGATTACTGCATTTTCAAAAAAAAATTCAATTTGTTTTTGAAAAAATGGAGAAATAGAACTAGATGTATAAAAAATAGTTTTATTATTAAATTTATGATTTACAGATAATAAACTTTTTTTTTCCAATTTATTTTTTATCTCACGAACTACTATTCTTGGAATATCGATTAAATGAACTTTACCATGATAAAAGGTATCTATTTGTTTTTTGAAAAATAAATAGTGAGTGCATCCTAGGAGTAAAGTATCTATTGATTGAAAAGGAGTTAAACAATTTCTTATAATGGAATTGATTTTTTTATCAGGAAATCCGTATTCAATAATTTTTGCTAATAAAGGAGTTACGGATATTTGAACAACGTCTAAATGAGGATAAAAATTTTTTAATTTTTTCCGATAAAAATTAGAACGAATTGTAGCAGGGGTAGCCATTATTCCTATTTTTTTAGAATAGATTAATGTTCTATTTTTTACTATAGGTTCTATAACATTAAATATTAATAGTTTTTTCAAAAACTTTTCTTGAATAAAATCTAAAGCATTAGATGCAATAGAATTGCAAGCAATCACTATTGCTTTACATTTTTTTTTATAAAGAAAAGAGGCTATTTTAAGAGAATGATCTATAATGAAATCTTTAGACTTGTTTCCATAAGGAATATTTTTAGTATCACCAAAATAAACAATACATTCATTTGGCATATAAGTCATAATTTCTTTAGCTATATGTATACCTCCAACTCCAGAATCAAAAACCCCTATTGGATTATTCATTCTTCCTTTTATCATATTCTTTTTCTTTATAAAAAGAAAGAATTTACAAAAAAAAGAAAAAGCAGAAAAAAATAAAATATAAGCATATGAATAAGAAAAAAAAATGGAGTTAACACATTATTATTTTTAATAATCTTTTTTTTAATCTTGCTGCTTTGTTCATATGTATTATATTTTTTTTAGATAATTTATCTATCATAGAGATAACTTTGGGTAAAGTTTCTTTCTTTTTTTCTTTAATTAATTTTTTTATAGCTGTTCTTGTACTTTTATATGCGTATTTATTACGTAAACGTCTTGCATTATTTTGTCTAATTCTTTTTAAAGAGGATGAATGATTTGCCATGAAAAAATACTATCTAATAAAATTAGTAGCCCATAGGGGTATCGAACCCCTCTTTCCAGGATGAAAACCTGACGTCCTAACCAATAGACGAATGGGCCTTTATAATAAAGAAAAATCTATATTATTGTCCAGATCAAACACAAATTAAATTTTTTTTATCTTTAATACAAGTATTTTATTTACATTTGATTATATTTTGCGTGATGATTAAATTTTTAAAAAAAAATTCTATATCATCAATTATAAAATATTTTTTATACTGTTATATTACTTTTTTTCTATTTCATTATTTGGAAATAATTATGATAGAAATGAAAAAAAAAATTCTGTAAAAAAAGAATCAGAATATCTCATTAAAAGAGCTAAGGTTTACATGTTAACTCCATACAAATACGGTGGAAATACTAAATATGGGATAGATTGTTCTGCTTTTATAAGAAATATATTCTTTTCCTCTTACAATATTTTATTACCTCGTATCACTTCTAATCAAGCTAAGAAAGGTTTTTCTATATCTCAAAAAAACATAGATAAAGGTGATTTATTATTTTTTGCAACAGGTAAATCTAGAAAAAAGATTAATCATGTCGGAATGGTTATACATGTAGATCTTCATAAGATATTTTTTATTCATGCTTCTACTTCAAATGGAGTAATTATTTCCAAGTTTTATCAAAAATATTGGAATAATAGATTTATTATAGCAAAAAGAATTATTTAATAATCACAAAAATTAATCGAAAA from Blattabacterium cuenoti includes the following:
- the murI gene encoding glutamate racemase, whose protein sequence is MIKGRMNNPIGVFDSGVGGIHIAKEIMTYMPNECIVYFGDTKNIPYGNKSKDFIIDHSLKIASFLYKKKCKAIVIACNSIASNALDFIQEKFLKKLLIFNVIEPIVKNRTLIYSKKIGIMATPATIRSNFYRKKLKNFYPHLDVVQISVTPLLAKIIEYGFPDKKINSIIRNCLTPFQSIDTLLLGCTHYLFFKKQIDTFYHGKVHLIDIPRIVVREIKNKLEKKSLLSVNHKFNNKTIFYTSSSISPFFQKQIEFFFENAVIKKIFNFF
- the rpsT gene encoding 30S ribosomal protein S20, which produces MANHSSSLKRIRQNNARRLRNKYAYKSTRTAIKKLIKEKKKETLPKVISMIDKLSKKNIIHMNKAARLKKRLLKIIMC
- a CDS encoding C40 family peptidase, which gives rise to MLTPYKYGGNTKYGIDCSAFIRNIFFSSYNILLPRITSNQAKKGFSISQKNIDKGDLLFFATGKSRKKINHVGMVIHVDLHKIFFIHASTSNGVIISKFYQKYWNNRFIIAKRII